A section of the Xylanivirga thermophila genome encodes:
- the pyrR gene encoding bifunctional pyr operon transcriptional regulator/uracil phosphoribosyltransferase PyrR, giving the protein MIEKAQIMDEVAINRALSRIAHEIIERNRAIEDVVLIGIQRRGVPLVHRLAERIKEYEHIELPVGILDITLYRDDLSVLAEHPIINSTDVPFDINEKIVVMVDDVLYTGRTARAAMDALIDMGRPKSIQFAVLIDRGHRELPIRADYVGKNVPTSKNEIVNVQVEEIDKINRVIITEK; this is encoded by the coding sequence ATGATTGAAAAAGCACAAATAATGGATGAAGTGGCTATTAACAGAGCACTATCTAGGATAGCCCACGAAATTATTGAACGAAATAGAGCTATTGAGGATGTAGTACTTATAGGCATTCAGAGGAGAGGCGTACCACTGGTACATCGTCTAGCTGAACGCATAAAAGAATATGAGCATATAGAATTGCCTGTAGGAATTTTAGATATAACTCTCTATCGAGATGATTTATCTGTTTTAGCTGAACATCCAATTATAAATAGTACTGATGTACCATTTGACATAAATGAAAAAATAGTTGTAATGGTAGATGATGTACTATACACTGGGAGAACTGCCAGGGCTGCTATGGATGCTTTAATAGATATGGGCAGGCCAAAATCCATTCAGTTTGCCGTTCTTATCGACAGGGGACATAGAGAGTTGCCCATAAGAGCAGATTATGTAGGAAAGAATGTTCCTACTTCAAAAAATGAAATTGTTAATGTGCAAGTTGAAGAAATTGATAAAATTAATAGGGTAATTATAACAGAAAAATAA
- a CDS encoding aspartate carbamoyltransferase catalytic subunit: MALQNKDLLGLRSISEDEIEEILDNAEIMKHILLKNNKKTPHLQGKSIVTLFYENSTRTRLSFELASKYMGASAANISATSSSVAKGESLIDTARTIQAMGTDVIIIRHPMAGAPSLIAKNIDASVINAGDGMNEHPTQALLDMFTIREKLGTFDGIKVAIIGDILHSRVARSNIWGLTKLGAELKIAGPPTLLPVELDKTGAKVFYSAKDAIRDADVVMGLRIQKERQQKGLLPSLREYSQLFGIDEEKLSYANNDAIIMHPGPVNRGVELTSNIRDCNVSAIDEQVTNGVAVRMAILYLITRKGENKNVVY; encoded by the coding sequence ATGGCGCTACAAAATAAAGATCTCTTGGGACTACGCAGTATTAGCGAGGATGAAATAGAAGAAATTCTTGACAATGCAGAAATTATGAAACATATATTACTTAAAAACAATAAAAAAACTCCCCATCTTCAGGGTAAATCCATAGTTACACTATTTTATGAAAACAGTACTCGTACACGCCTATCATTTGAACTTGCAAGTAAATACATGGGTGCCAGTGCTGCAAATATATCAGCAACATCCAGTAGCGTGGCAAAGGGAGAATCTCTCATTGATACTGCCAGAACAATACAAGCCATGGGAACCGATGTAATAATAATACGCCATCCAATGGCCGGTGCTCCAAGCCTTATAGCTAAAAATATAGATGCATCCGTCATAAATGCAGGAGATGGAATGAACGAACATCCTACGCAAGCCCTTTTAGATATGTTTACTATTAGGGAAAAGTTGGGTACTTTTGATGGTATAAAAGTGGCTATAATAGGTGATATTTTGCATAGCCGAGTTGCCAGAAGCAATATATGGGGGCTTACTAAACTTGGCGCTGAGTTGAAAATAGCAGGTCCTCCGACACTGCTACCTGTAGAACTGGATAAAACGGGTGCAAAGGTATTTTATAGTGCAAAGGACGCTATAAGGGACGCAGATGTAGTTATGGGACTTCGAATACAAAAAGAACGGCAACAAAAAGGATTATTACCCTCTTTGAGAGAATATTCCCAACTATTTGGTATAGATGAAGAAAAATTATCATACGCAAACAATGATGCAATAATTATGCATCCAGGTCCCGTAAATAGGGGTGTTGAATTAACATCAAATATAAGAGATTGCAATGTTTCTGCCATTGATGAACAGGTAACCAATGGAGTTGCAGTACGTATGGCTATCCTATATCTTATTACAAGGAAAGGAGAAAATAAAAATGTTGTGTATTAA
- a CDS encoding dihydroorotase: MLCIKNGTIVDGINDKAFNADILINDGRIIKISKEIDAENYKTIDADNMYIIPGLVDAHCHLREPGFEYKEDIASGTRSAAAGGFTSIACMANTNPPIDNAAIVSFIKSRSRSQGIVKVYPIGAITKGLQGKELTEMGDLKEAGAVALSDDGYPVYNPNIMQLALQYAKMFNFLLISHCEDMDLVGDGVMNEGYMSTILGLKGIPRAAEEIMVARDIILAGTLDAPIHIAHVSTKGSVEIIRQAKKAGIKVSCETAPHYFSATDEWIEEYNTNAKVNPPLRTSVDVEAIIEGLKDGTIDIIATDHAPHSIEDKNTEFDLATNGISGFETAFSLAYTNLVHTGILSMPQLIDKMSSTPARLLNIPGGKLMEGEMADITIVDPNGSYTVDTNRFYSKGKNSPFDGCKLRGKILYTIVDGNIVMEKGKICL; this comes from the coding sequence ATGTTGTGTATTAAAAACGGCACCATTGTAGATGGAATAAATGATAAAGCTTTTAATGCAGATATATTGATTAATGATGGCAGGATAATAAAGATCTCAAAAGAAATAGATGCAGAAAATTATAAGACTATAGATGCAGACAATATGTATATAATACCTGGACTAGTAGATGCTCACTGTCACTTAAGGGAACCGGGATTTGAATATAAAGAAGATATAGCTTCAGGGACTAGAAGTGCAGCAGCTGGTGGTTTTACCAGCATAGCTTGCATGGCAAACACTAATCCTCCAATAGATAATGCAGCTATAGTTAGTTTTATAAAATCTAGATCAAGATCTCAAGGAATAGTTAAAGTATATCCTATAGGAGCCATAACTAAAGGTTTACAAGGTAAAGAGCTAACTGAGATGGGCGATTTAAAAGAAGCCGGGGCAGTAGCTTTGTCAGATGATGGATATCCCGTATATAATCCAAATATTATGCAATTGGCTCTTCAATACGCAAAAATGTTTAATTTTCTTCTAATCTCACATTGCGAAGATATGGATTTAGTTGGAGATGGAGTTATGAATGAAGGATATATGTCCACTATACTAGGCCTTAAAGGTATACCAAGGGCTGCAGAAGAGATTATGGTAGCTCGAGATATTATATTAGCAGGGACACTTGATGCTCCTATCCATATTGCCCATGTAAGCACCAAGGGCTCTGTAGAGATAATAAGGCAGGCTAAAAAAGCAGGTATAAAAGTAAGCTGCGAAACTGCTCCGCATTATTTTTCAGCTACTGATGAATGGATAGAAGAATACAACACAAATGCAAAGGTTAATCCACCATTGAGAACTAGTGTTGATGTAGAAGCAATAATAGAAGGACTGAAAGATGGAACAATAGATATAATAGCTACAGATCATGCACCCCATAGCATCGAGGATAAAAATACAGAATTTGATCTAGCTACCAATGGTATATCAGGATTTGAAACAGCCTTTTCCCTGGCATACACTAACCTAGTGCATACAGGTATATTAAGCATGCCTCAACTAATAGATAAAATGTCATCAACTCCCGCCAGGTTGTTGAACATCCCCGGAGGAAAACTAATGGAAGGCGAAATGGCTGATATAACCATAGTAGATCCTAATGGATCTTATACCGTAGACACAAACAGATTTTATTCAAAGGGAAAAAATTCACCATTCGATGGATGTAAATTGAGGGGAAAAATCCTATATACAATAGTAGATGGAAATATAGTTATGGAGAAAGGTAAAATTTGCTTATAA